Below is a window of Anaeromyxobacter sp. DNA.
CTGCCGGGGCCGATGGGGTGCACCGCCAGCCAGGTGAGCGAGAAGAGCAGCGACCGCTCGCGCCGCAGGCTGAGGTCGTAGGCCCGCCGGACCCGCTCCCCCTCGGCGGTCACCTCGTCGAGCAGCAGCGCCACGTTGAGCTGGGCCTCCACGATCTGGTTGCCCCGCTCGTTGGCCACCCGGAAGAGGAGCGCCGGCTGCCCGTCGAAGCGGGTCACCACCGCCACCCGGCTCCACAGCACCCGGGCGGTGGGCCGGGCGAACTTGGCGAAGACCAGGCCGGTGGAGAGCGCGGTGCCGGCCAGGCCGATCATCACCTGGATGACCGAGACCAGGT
It encodes the following:
- a CDS encoding ATP-sensitive inward rectifier potassium channel 10, translating into MSRGGPGRPRLMEGRTGAGQEVLAVGLRRAPVDDLYHSLITWSWLRLFATMGASYVLVIAAFALLYLALGDGAIEHARLESFEDAFFFSFQTMATIGYGHMLPRSTAANLVSVIQVMIGLAGTALSTGLVFAKFARPTARVLWSRVAVVTRFDGQPALLFRVANERGNQIVEAQLNVALLLDEVTAEGERVRRAYDLSLRRERSLLFSLTWLAVHPIGPG